The stretch of DNA TTCAAAACAATGTTTTGCCGATTTTAAAAGAAGACTCAAAGCTTATTGTTGCCATAGCAGACCCCTATGATGAGCGTATAAAAACTATGGTGCAGCGATTTGCAAAAGGCGGTGTTGAATTTAAAATAGCTGCAGCTTCAAGTCTTGCAAAAAAGGTTGAGCGTGCCTATTATCTTGCAGAAAACCCCGTTGAGAAAGCAATCAACAACGCCATTGAAAATATTTTAAAAGATAGAGAGGTGTCGGTTGAAAATCTCATCAATATGATTATTGAGGATGCAATAGATAAAGGCGCAAGCGATATTCACATAAATCCGATGAAAGAGGTAAGCCTTGTTTCATACAGAATCGATGGTGTTTTGCATATATTTTACAGCTTCCCTATTTCAGCTCATTCAAGGCTTGTGTCAACGGTCAAGGTAAAAAGCTCGATGGATATAGCAACAACAAACATACCGCAGGATGGCTCTATGAGCTATGAGTTTCTGCATGAGAAATTTGACTTCAGGGTTTCAACGGTTCCAACGCTGTATGGTGAAAATCTGGTTATGAGGATTTTGGGTGGAGCTCAAAGGCAGATATCTCTAACAGAGATCGGTTTTAAAAAGCCGCAGCTTGAGATTATTGAAAAAGCCATAAACTCGCCATTTGGCATTATACTTGCAACAGGTCCAACAGGCGCAGGAAAAACAACAACGCTTTATGCACTTCTGAGGCGTGTTAATACGATGGAAAAAAATGTGTTAACGATTGAAGATCCTGTTGAGCTAAAGGTTCCACTTGTTCATCAAACATCGGTCAATCCGCGGGCAAATCTGACATTTGCCTCGGCAATTAGGGCTTTTTTGCGTCAGGATCCGGATGTAATTTTGGTTGGTGAAATAAGGGATGAGGAGACAGCTACACTTGCAATAAGGGCAGCTTTAACAGGTCATCTTGTTTTATCAACGCTGCATACAAATGATGCAATCGGTGCCATATCTAGACTAAAGGATCTGGGAATTGGCGATTTTCTTTTGTCTTCATCACTTGTTTGTGTTGTTGCTCAAAGGCTTTTGAGGAGATTGTGCTCGTTTTGTAAGCAGGAGTATGAGCTTAGTAGAGAGGATAAGGATTATCTGGGAATAGATATTGATAAAGCGTATAAGCATAAAGGATGCCAGCATTGCAATTTTACAGGCTATTTGGGAAGAATTGCAGCAGGTGAGGTGCTTTTTGTGGATAAAACCGTTCAGGAGATGATTGTTGAGCAGGCGCCTATTAGCAAAATCAGGGAGTATCTTGAGCAAAACGGAATGATAAGCATGAAGGCATCTGCTGCTTTATCGGTTAAAGATGGCATTACAGATATCGATGAAATAAAAAGGGTGTTTGGAATTT from Hippea jasoniae encodes:
- a CDS encoding GspE/PulE family protein, with the translated sequence MAKPIGQLLKEHGFITEEHINYAIKVQQSLKKRLGDVLLDLGFVTDKEVAEVLAKQSGVEFIDIDNITPAVEALNAIPKAFAIQNNVLPILKEDSKLIVAIADPYDERIKTMVQRFAKGGVEFKIAAASSLAKKVERAYYLAENPVEKAINNAIENILKDREVSVENLINMIIEDAIDKGASDIHINPMKEVSLVSYRIDGVLHIFYSFPISAHSRLVSTVKVKSSMDIATTNIPQDGSMSYEFLHEKFDFRVSTVPTLYGENLVMRILGGAQRQISLTEIGFKKPQLEIIEKAINSPFGIILATGPTGAGKTTTLYALLRRVNTMEKNVLTIEDPVELKVPLVHQTSVNPRANLTFASAIRAFLRQDPDVILVGEIRDEETATLAIRAALTGHLVLSTLHTNDAIGAISRLKDLGIGDFLLSSSLVCVVAQRLLRRLCSFCKQEYELSREDKDYLGIDIDKAYKHKGCQHCNFTGYLGRIAAGEVLFVDKTVQEMIVEQAPISKIREYLEQNGMISMKASAALSVKDGITDIDEIKRVFGI